From the Papaver somniferum cultivar HN1 chromosome 2, ASM357369v1, whole genome shotgun sequence genome, the window TTTATGGACTTTATACATAGTTCATAAAATTAGAAATATGCTTCATTACGGTTCCTCGAATTGACCTACGTCCATTCTGGATTCTTTGCAAGCCAATCAACCATGTCTTTCAAGGTGATGCTGAACTGTGAGCTTTACTCCTATCCCATCCGCTCATGTATAACAAACTATCTCGCTAAATAATTTTTCCCTCCATTAGTTTCTCTTTGGAGGAGTTGTCTTACCAAAGTAGCCTTCTAAAGATGCAATGTCCACTCAAACGACGAAGTActacaaaaagaacagaaaaaagCGAATAGAAATTAAGTTTATTCCTCCTAAAAATTACAATCAAATGCACCCATCTCTCCCTCCATAACCCGCTTCGATCTACATTTTTGCTCCCATTCTATGATTTACAGAGACTTAGTTGCAGCTGGGGAAGGATCAGTTAGACCCATGTAGTTCATGTGCAAGACCCAACCATCTAAATGCTCTTTTTTTCCTCTCATCCCAGACATTCCCACTTTGTTCCCAAATCACAACAACTCTTTTGGGACTAAATTGATTATCCACACTGTAATACCTTACCCCGAGAGTTTTATTGAAAAACAATATTCAAAAATAGAAATTAAAAACTCtcttaatcttcttcttcaatctctcttGGAACAGCACCAAATTTCTCTTTTAAGATGTCAACAACCAAGGGTACCAAATTCTTAACGGGAACTGCCTTTTTATATACCTCTGCCAAATGGGAATCACTTCCAATTCTCCCACCTAAGTAAACATCAGCTCCCTCGCATATCTTTCCATTTTCATCTCTGGCCATGCAACCCATGAAACCTATATCAGCAACTTGAACTTGTCCACAGGTGTTCGGGCAACCTGTCCAATGTATTCTCACGGGTCTTGTCACCTCGACTAGCTTATGAACCTCCTCAGCTACCTGCAGTGCCCTAGCTTTAGTTTCAATAATGGCTTGTCCACAGAACTGGTTACCTGTGCAGGCTACCAATCCTTTCATAAGAATTGGTGGTTCGGGTGAGAATCTGTCCTTCAACAAGGGCTCATTGAGTAACTTTTCGATTTTTGAGTTTTCAATGTTTGGAATTATGATGTTTTGTTCTACTGTGAGACGGAGTTCACTTGACCCGTACTCATCAGCTAAGCGTGCTAGCTCAAACATGTCGTCCGCTTGAAGTCGACCCACTGGCACATGGAGACCTACAAAGCTTAAGCCTTCTTGTTTTTGCGGATGGACACCAAAGTAGTCTCTTCTTTCCCACTGCGCTTGGACTAAATCTTCTTCAGATGATCTTTCCAGCTCTTGTTGGGGCAATCTTTTTACTACCTCTGATCTGAAGCCTTCAACACCCTGCATTTTTTTGTAAGAGGTTAAGGTTCGATTGAGCAGCTCAAGATATTTCTTAAAGAAGTTGTTAGGCAGAATAAACACTCACGAGTTCGTCAATTAACCACATCATTCGTGTTTTTTGTCGATTTCCTCTGGTACCCAAGTCCCTGTATGCCTCTAGAATAGCTTTACAAACTGGGACTATGTCGTCTGCTGGAACCCAAGCATCTAGAGGTATTGCTTCGGCGCATCGTTTAGGGCTGAAGAATCCACCCACTAGCAAATTGAATCCAAACCTTCCATTCTTGGTGGCTGGCATGTACGCAAGATCATTGATGTGGGGATGTTCATAGAGATCATGAGTACCCACAACAGCAACATTCCACTTCCTTGGCCTGTATTCATCCAACAAATATAAACGAACATTAGCAACCAATCTATGAAGGTCACATCAAGGTTCTAGAATTACTCCGACTTAAAGAGATACAATTCAATTATGAACAAACACTGGATAAGTAAACTTACAAGTTGGTGAAGTCGAGGTTCCCACGAGAGTTGTCGGTGATGAATTGAGATAGAAGGTTAGTGTACGGTCGTGTATCAACAATCTCAAGTGGGTCTATTCCAGCAAGTGGACTTCCAACAGCATTCCTCACATTGTCCATTCCACTCTGCAGACTAGTAAGTCCAACACTCAAAAGACCCTCCATTATTTCTGGTACATCAGGGAGTTCAACACCTCGAATTTGCCAGTTTTGTCTTGTTGTAACGTCTGCACATCCGTCTTTTCCATACTTCTTTATAACACTTGCTAGATAACGAGTTTGTTCGCTCGTTGTTACTCCATTTGGTAACTTCAATCTCATCATAAATCTCCCATctaacaggttcaaaataataccaAAATCAATAATACATCTTTCACATATCAGACTTCCAGATTACTACTAACAAGATAAAGTAAGCAAAAACCCAACTGATCACACTCTGCAGTTACCAAACATTTGCGACTGTGGGTACCAAAACTTGTGGCCGATTAGTGTGCGGGCTTGGGTTCAATGCCTTGGAATTCAGGTTCAGTCCCAAGCTAATAAATTGAGTCCGATGTGAAACCGGGTTGGTTTCTGGTTATTAAAACTCCGTTTCCCCTTAGCTAGAAGGAATCTAAAACAAGTACCACGCCACAAGATGCTGATTGCTGAGTGGGGCCTACGTGACCTAACTTATAAAGTAGTGGGGCCCTGATATGATATGTCGGCACGACTAATCCATTATTATACACATGTACAGATAACGAAAGCATAAACCATGATGAATATTCTAAAAGtcaacaaaggctaaattcgcaaTCTCGAGACGAGTAGATTATCTACATATCCGACCGTTCATAACTAATGTTACTGCCTTTTATTTAAATCATTAATCAAACtaaattaatttaaattaaagctGACTGCAGAACTAAACTAATGGAAAAAACAAcgaaatgaaaatatttttcaaaaattaatcaaagaaTTGGTAAAGAAAATGAACTTACATTGATGCTTTCGGCGATGAAAAAGACCCAACCATTTCAGACGAACATCAATATCATCTTTAGTAGACTTGGATTTCTCAAGTTCTTCAAGAGAAATTTGTGAAAGTTCTTTAATACCATCTTCCACTACTAACTTCATAGGTTctctttcaattttgattttctcAGATGGATTAATACCTTGTCTAAATTTCTCTTTCAGTATCCAATATCCATCTTTCTTTTCAACTCTTGGTTCTAATCTTGATTCATCAACACCGTCAGTAGTAGTGGTACTTGACGAAGAAGGAGTTGTTAGTGTTTGAGTGATcgtcaaactccttgattttcttCGATTGGATGATTGGATCTGTGACGTTGGTAGGATAAACCGtaaggaggaagatgaagaagacattTTTGGAGATGAAGTTGTGGGGGAGAGGTTGAAATTGTAAGGGTTTAAATGAGGGATTCATAGTTTAAGTAGTGGATCGAAATTGGCCTCTAAGAAAATACAAGATGATGTTTTCGACAATGCGGTGGTGGTTTAGGGACTCTTGAGTGCAGCTAAAGGTCACCTCTACTGTCTTATTTCACGATTACCTCACATTGACCATAATACCCTTTCTTAATTACGAAGCAAATTTGTTCCCAATATCTGCCATAAGTTTACATGTTGGTGCCTTTGATGGTATATGCCCTTTGATCCGTTTTAAAAACAATAGAATAAAAGTGTATGCCGTTTGGCTAAGGTCTTTAAAGAACTGATGAGATACTAGCCGTCAACcattaggctaagtcctatggactAGATATCTAGTTGTTAGATTGGacatccacgtcagctagggcaaTCTTTTAAGTCCTATGAaatggctaatctagcagctagattagaagaccacgtCAGCGGAACCACCATCCGTTCAGCGTtgagcgctgtttggttcagcgctttaaatctcagttGTTAAATCAGAAAATTTTCTCTCAGAGCTGAATCGTTCAGCGTTTTGGTTACTTTTGAGCGTTGAACGGTTCAGCTTTTGAAACTAgatgctagttgaactgcgagcaaatgctatGAGAGAGAAGTAGCAGGTACAGGTGTTAACATTTTTCCgacatttattttttgatttgcaacactttttggccaatctagcagctcaatctagtcCATAAGACTTAGCCTTAGGGCCATCGTGAAGAGACCGACTCTTATGCTTAATGTTAGTTATATCgagattttataatttttctttcatGTACGTATCCATGAAAAAAGGAAGTCATATTGGTATTTTTGTGCATTAAAAGAATACTAATTGAGGTTTTCATGCATTAGGAAAATACTAGTTACGTTTTATC encodes:
- the LOC113346649 gene encoding ferredoxin--nitrite reductase, chloroplastic-like; its protein translation is MSSSSSSLRFILPTSQIQSSNRRKSRSLTITQTLTTPSSSSTTTTDGVDESRLEPRVEKKDGYWILKEKFRQGINPSEKIKIEREPMKLVVEDGIKELSQISLEELEKSKSTKDDIDVRLKWLGLFHRRKHQYGRFMMRLKLPNGVTTSEQTRYLASVIKKYGKDGCADVTTRQNWQIRGVELPDVPEIMEGLLSVGLTSLQSGMDNVRNAVGSPLAGIDPLEIVDTRPYTNLLSQFITDNSRGNLDFTNLPRKWNVAVVGTHDLYEHPHINDLAYMPATKNGRFGFNLLVGGFFSPKRCAEAIPLDAWVPADDIVPVCKAILEAYRDLGTRGNRQKTRMMWLIDELGVEGFRSEVVKRLPQQELERSSEEDLVQAQWERRDYFGVHPQKQEGLSFVGLHVPVGRLQADDMFELARLADEYGSSELRLTVEQNIIIPNIENSKIEKLLNEPLLKDRFSPEPPILMKGLVACTGNQFCGQAIIETKARALQVAEEVHKLVEVTRPVRIHWTGCPNTCGQVQVADIGFMGCMARDENGKICEGADVYLGGRIGSDSHLAEVYKKAVPVKNLVPLVVDILKEKFGAVPREIEEED